The following coding sequences lie in one Desulfobacterales bacterium genomic window:
- a CDS encoding Fic family protein, giving the protein MRRKLQGHYLTISTMGERVQAFVPAPLPPRPPINWTTPLRDKFDQALLSLGRLDSVSMLLPDTSLFLYMYVRKEAVLSSMIEGTQSSLSDLLLFELDQQPGVPLDDVREVSNYVAALNHGLSRLAEGFPLSLRLIKDIHGVLLAKGRGSNQTPGDFRRSQNWIGGTRPGNAAFVPPPAEQVPDCMGRLELFLHNRPEPTPALLKAALSHVQFETIHPFLDGNGRLGRLLITLILCEQKVLRKPMLYLSLYFKTHRPYYYELLDKVRLTGDWEAWLEFFAEAVIFTSTQAMETARQLTDVSNQDRMKINVLGRAAASALDLHRALLERPIATPGWLVEKTGITPATVNKALGHLERIGIVREMTAQKRNRLFSYIEYVEIMNRGTELPPE; this is encoded by the coding sequence ATGAGAAGAAAGCTCCAAGGGCATTATCTTACGATATCGACGATGGGTGAGAGGGTACAGGCCTTTGTGCCTGCTCCGCTGCCACCGCGTCCACCCATTAATTGGACAACCCCGCTGCGAGACAAATTCGACCAGGCGCTACTGTCTTTAGGGCGGCTGGACAGTGTATCGATGCTACTGCCCGATACATCCCTTTTCCTCTATATGTATGTCCGCAAGGAGGCCGTACTCTCTTCCATGATCGAGGGGACGCAATCTTCACTTTCAGACCTGTTGCTGTTTGAACTGGATCAGCAACCGGGCGTCCCGTTGGACGACGTGCGGGAGGTCAGCAACTATGTGGCAGCGCTCAACCATGGGCTGAGCAGGTTGGCCGAAGGGTTTCCGCTTTCCTTGCGGCTGATCAAGGATATCCATGGCGTGCTTCTGGCCAAGGGCCGTGGCAGCAATCAGACTCCGGGGGATTTCCGGCGCAGCCAGAACTGGATCGGCGGAACCCGGCCCGGCAACGCTGCGTTCGTTCCACCTCCGGCTGAGCAGGTACCGGATTGCATGGGCCGGCTTGAACTCTTCCTGCACAACCGACCCGAACCGACACCGGCTCTGCTAAAGGCGGCGTTGTCCCATGTGCAGTTTGAAACGATCCATCCGTTCCTTGACGGAAATGGCCGTCTTGGCCGCCTGCTGATAACCCTGATACTGTGTGAACAGAAAGTGCTGCGGAAGCCGATGCTCTATCTGAGCCTCTACTTCAAGACCCACCGTCCGTATTACTACGAGTTGCTTGACAAGGTGCGTTTGACCGGTGACTGGGAGGCCTGGCTCGAATTCTTTGCCGAAGCCGTCATCTTCACCAGTACCCAAGCGATGGAAACGGCGCGGCAGCTTACGGACGTGTCGAACCAGGACCGCATGAAGATTAACGTGCTTGGACGGGCAGCCGCTTCCGCCCTGGATTTACACCGCGCCCTGCTGGAGCGCCCCATCGCCACGCCAGGCTGGCTGGTGGAAAAGACCGGCATCACCCCGGCCACAGTCAACAAGGCCCTAGGGCACCTTGAGCGCATCGGCATTGTGCGGGAAATGACTGCACAGAAACGCAATCGGCTGTTCAGTTACATTGAATATGTGGAGATCATGAACCGTGGCACTGAGCTGCCCCCTGAATAA